The DNA sequence ACCTGGTGGGAGAGTGTATAGAGCAACATCTGAAAGAAATATAAATGCTATCGCATACTCATTCCAGCAAGTAACGAATGAGAAGATGAATGATGTTGCTAGAGCAGGTCTTGATATAGGTATTAGAACATAAGATATCAACTGTAGTAGGTTCGCACCATCCACTTCTGCGGCTTCTTCCATATCTTGAGGGACTGTGTCAAAGAAACCCTTGAGTATCCATATAGAGAAAGGTAAGGTTGTTGCTAGGTATGCTAGTGATAGTCCATGCAGAGTCCCAATAATTCCAAGTATGGAAGCAATCACTAGAAATGGAACTATCATCATTGCTATTGGAAAGAGTTGCGTTGTAAGAAGCGATATAAGAAACGGTCGCTTCCCAGGGAAATTATACCTTGATATGCCATATCCTGCCATAAACCCTATGAAAGTGCTTACAAAAGCAACAGATCCTGCTACTATAGCACTATTCAGTATCCACCTCAGAAAGTTAGGATCACTAAGAATATAAATGTAGTTGCCGAGTGTAAGAGACTCTAGATGGAAGTTTCCCCTAAGAATTTCTGAAAATATCTGTCTTATTATGTCCTTTGAGTAGAAAGATATAATGACTACCCAGATAACAGGCAAAAGAAGAACAATTACTGAAACAACCAAAAGTGCTTGTAATAAGACATAATTAATGTTTCTCATACAGAACCTCCAGACTAGTAAGTTTTTTCAGTTAATCTAGTTACTCTCGCAAAAGCAAGAATGTATATGAGCAGTATCAAGAAAACTAGGACAGAATACGCAGCAGCGTATCCG is a window from the Spirochaetota bacterium genome containing:
- a CDS encoding carbohydrate ABC transporter permease, translating into MRNINYVLLQALLVVSVIVLLLPVIWVVIISFYSKDIIRQIFSEILRGNFHLESLTLGNYIYILSDPNFLRWILNSAIVAGSVAFVSTFIGFMAGYGISRYNFPGKRPFLISLLTTQLFPIAMMIVPFLVIASILGIIGTLHGLSLAYLATTLPFSIWILKGFFDTVPQDMEEAAEVDGANLLQLISYVLIPISRPALATSFIFSFVTCWNEYAIAFIFLSDVALYTLPPGIRSMLQNNDLPGFSAAVVLVSIPVVILFMYIRKELVESVTLGAVKE